In Carcharodon carcharias isolate sCarCar2 chromosome 33, sCarCar2.pri, whole genome shotgun sequence, a genomic segment contains:
- the LOC121272347 gene encoding paired immunoglobulin-like type 2 receptor alpha isoform X1 translates to MDSVIRLILLCLPVVMIIGNDFSVNQTECLEGVVGKSIDIPCSFTYPETYKPRKINIHWRRNDRFGEFIFNLSRSYIHPHYRGRIDFLGDPIWKNTGTIRISHIKQSDQNLYFCLVEGKGNYTSGWQSNTGTLLIVRGQGPTPSPAPLTPSVTAATSARTGEDEDELGQGVILIIRCALALGMLAIVWLIGIYLMKSREVTIHPIEGSGNRPNERRVDQTEITSRNL, encoded by the exons TGATGATAATTGGAAATGATTTCAGTGTGAACCAGACTGAGTGCCTGGAGGGTGTGGTCGGGAAATCGATCGATATCCCCTGTTCATTCACTTACCCAGAAACATACAAACCCAGAAAGATTAACATTCACTGGAGAAGAAATGATCGTTTTGGAGAATTTATATTCAACCTCTCACGGAGTTACATTCACCCTCATTACCGAGGCCGGATTGATTTCCTGGGAGATCCAATTTGGAAAAACACCGGAACCATCCGGATAAGCCACATAAAACAAAGTGACCAGAACCTTTATTTCTGTCTCGTGGAGGGAAAAGGGAATTACACCAGTGGATGGCAAAGCAACACTGGGACACTCCTCATTGTACGAG GACAGggacccacaccctcaccagccCCGTTAACACCCTCAGTGACTGCAGCAACATCAGCGCGCACTGGGGAAGATGAAGACGAACTGGGTCAGGGTGTAATCCTGATCATCCGGTGCGCTCTCGCTCTGGGAATGCTGGCGATTGTCTGGCTGATCGGAATTTATCTGATGAAGAGCAGAGAAGTTACG ATTCACCCGATCGAAGGTTCTGGGAACAGACCAAACGAGAGACGAGTGGATCAAACTGAAATAACCAGTCGGAATCTGTGA
- the LOC121272347 gene encoding paired immunoglobulin-like type 2 receptor alpha isoform X2, translating to MDSVIRLILLCLPVVMIIGNDFSVNQTECLEGVVGKSIDIPCSFTYPETYKPRKINIHWRRNDRFGEFIFNLSRSYIHPHYRGRIDFLGDPIWKNTGTIRISHIKQSDQNLYFCLVEGKGNYTSGWQSNTGTLLIVRGQGPTPSPAPLTPSVTAATSARTGEDEDELGQGVILIIRCALALGMLAIVWLIGIYLMKSREVTLQGDCRNVEIGGLILIL from the exons TGATGATAATTGGAAATGATTTCAGTGTGAACCAGACTGAGTGCCTGGAGGGTGTGGTCGGGAAATCGATCGATATCCCCTGTTCATTCACTTACCCAGAAACATACAAACCCAGAAAGATTAACATTCACTGGAGAAGAAATGATCGTTTTGGAGAATTTATATTCAACCTCTCACGGAGTTACATTCACCCTCATTACCGAGGCCGGATTGATTTCCTGGGAGATCCAATTTGGAAAAACACCGGAACCATCCGGATAAGCCACATAAAACAAAGTGACCAGAACCTTTATTTCTGTCTCGTGGAGGGAAAAGGGAATTACACCAGTGGATGGCAAAGCAACACTGGGACACTCCTCATTGTACGAG GACAGggacccacaccctcaccagccCCGTTAACACCCTCAGTGACTGCAGCAACATCAGCGCGCACTGGGGAAGATGAAGACGAACTGGGTCAGGGTGTAATCCTGATCATCCGGTGCGCTCTCGCTCTGGGAATGCTGGCGATTGTCTGGCTGATCGGAATTTATCTGATGAAGAGCAGAGAAGTTACG TTGCAGGGTGACTGTCGCAATGTTGAAATCGGAGGCCTAATTCTGATTCTCTAA
- the LOC121272347 gene encoding paired immunoglobulin-like type 2 receptor alpha isoform X3, which yields MIIGNDFSVNQTECLEGVVGKSIDIPCSFTYPETYKPRKINIHWRRNDRFGEFIFNLSRSYIHPHYRGRIDFLGDPIWKNTGTIRISHIKQSDQNLYFCLVEGKGNYTSGWQSNTGTLLIVRGQGPTPSPAPLTPSVTAATSARTGEDEDELGQGVILIIRCALALGMLAIVWLIGIYLMKSREVTIHPIEGSGNRPNERRVDQTEITSRNL from the exons ATGATAATTGGAAATGATTTCAGTGTGAACCAGACTGAGTGCCTGGAGGGTGTGGTCGGGAAATCGATCGATATCCCCTGTTCATTCACTTACCCAGAAACATACAAACCCAGAAAGATTAACATTCACTGGAGAAGAAATGATCGTTTTGGAGAATTTATATTCAACCTCTCACGGAGTTACATTCACCCTCATTACCGAGGCCGGATTGATTTCCTGGGAGATCCAATTTGGAAAAACACCGGAACCATCCGGATAAGCCACATAAAACAAAGTGACCAGAACCTTTATTTCTGTCTCGTGGAGGGAAAAGGGAATTACACCAGTGGATGGCAAAGCAACACTGGGACACTCCTCATTGTACGAG GACAGggacccacaccctcaccagccCCGTTAACACCCTCAGTGACTGCAGCAACATCAGCGCGCACTGGGGAAGATGAAGACGAACTGGGTCAGGGTGTAATCCTGATCATCCGGTGCGCTCTCGCTCTGGGAATGCTGGCGATTGTCTGGCTGATCGGAATTTATCTGATGAAGAGCAGAGAAGTTACG ATTCACCCGATCGAAGGTTCTGGGAACAGACCAAACGAGAGACGAGTGGATCAAACTGAAATAACCAGTCGGAATCTGTGA
- the LOC121272367 gene encoding paired immunoglobulin-like type 2 receptor alpha: MISGDGFTVSQPERLEGLIAKSIDIPCSFTYPETHKPRKINIYWRRYKFDGEFIFSVSENYTHYHYHGRIDFLGNTFRNDGTIRINHLKLSDHNRYYCRVETTGYNSEIWQSINGTLLIVRGQGPTPSTAPLTPSVTASTSELTGEDEDKLGQGVILIIRSVLALGMLAIVWLIGIYLMNSREVTILPIEGSGNRPNERRVDQTEITSRNL, translated from the exons atGATAAGTGGAGATGGTTTCACTGTGTCCCAGCCTGAGCGCCTAGAGGGGTTGATAGCGAAATCGATCGATATCCCCTGTTCATTCActtacccagaaacacacaaacctagaaagataaacatttaCTGGAGAAGATATAAATTTGACGGAGAATTTATATTCAGCGTCTCAGAGAATTACACTCACTACCATTATCACGGCCGAATTGATTTCCTGGGAAATACATTTCGGAACGACGGAACCATCCGGATAAACCACCTGAAACTCAGTGACCACAACAGGTATTACTGTCGTGTGGAGACAACAGGATATAACAGCGAGATCTGGCAAAGCATCAATGGGACACTCCTGATTGTACGAG GACAGGGACCCACACCCTCAACAGCCCCGTTAACCCCCTCAGTGACTGCATCAACATCAGAGCTCACTGGGGAAGATGAAGACAAACTGGGCCAGGGTGTAATCCTGATCATCCGGTCCGTTCTAGCTCTGGGAATGCTGGCGATTGTCTGGCTGATCGGAATTTATCTGATGAACAGCAGGGAAGTTACG ATTCTCCCGATCGAAGGTTCTGGGAACAGACCAAACGAGAGACGAGTGGATCAAACTGAAATCACCAGTCGGAATCTGTGA